From a single Bacillus sp. NEB1478 genomic region:
- a CDS encoding DNA alkylation repair protein — protein MYTEDLWSFLHARANKEDAEPMKKYMRDQFEFFGLRSPIMKESFKEFLKENGLPSHDELGSVLKQLWNQPEREMQYAGLTLADKLKKHMTKEDISWIEHIIVTKSWWDTIDHIAKNIAGYYFMKFPEEIHPVTERWVASKNIWLMRSAILFQLGYKDKTDKELLSHIIKETKYDGDFFIRKGIGWALREYAKTDPDWVWEFVHDVELSPLSYKEAIKNIKKTKQPS, from the coding sequence ATGTATACAGAGGATTTATGGTCATTTTTACATGCACGGGCAAACAAAGAGGATGCAGAACCCATGAAAAAATATATGCGCGATCAGTTCGAATTTTTTGGTCTCCGTTCTCCAATCATGAAAGAAAGTTTCAAAGAGTTTCTAAAAGAAAACGGACTTCCTTCACACGATGAACTAGGTAGCGTTTTGAAACAATTATGGAACCAGCCTGAGCGCGAGATGCAATATGCTGGATTAACATTGGCAGACAAATTAAAAAAACACATGACAAAAGAAGATATTTCTTGGATTGAACATATTATCGTAACGAAGAGCTGGTGGGATACGATTGATCATATCGCCAAAAATATAGCAGGTTATTATTTTATGAAGTTTCCTGAAGAAATTCATCCGGTAACCGAACGGTGGGTTGCTTCGAAAAACATTTGGCTCATGCGTTCTGCTATTTTGTTTCAGCTTGGATATAAAGATAAAACGGATAAGGAATTGCTGTCACACATTATTAAAGAAACGAAATATGACGGGGATTTCTTTATTCGAAAAGGAATCGGATGGGCATTAAGAGAGTATGCAAAAACAGATCCAGATTGGGTATGGGAATTTGTTCACGACGTTGAACTTAGTCCATTGTCATATAAGGAAGCCATTAAAAATATTAAAAAAACAAAGCAGCCGTCATAA
- the thrC gene encoding threonine synthase: protein MYWTGLIDQYKDYLPVSDSTPLLSLNEGLTPLIPLEHLSKEWDISLYAKYEGANPTGSFKDRGMVLAVAKAKESGSKAIICASTGNTSASAAAYGARAGLRCIVVIPDGKIAQGKLAQAKMYGAEIFSIQGNFDEALEMVKKMSEEEGYTLVNSVNPFRLEGQKTAAFELVDALDLSPDILAIPVGNAGNISAYWKGFKEYDAVKSTGLPKIHGFQAAGAAPIVNGAVVKNPETIATAIRIGNPASWNLAVKALEESGGVINSVTDEEILEAYQMLASKEGVFAEPASCSTIAGLYKQHKNGLLPKGAKIVAVLTGNGLKDPDIALKTVAVEPIVIPNDLEILRQELKGVVV from the coding sequence ATGTATTGGACTGGACTGATCGATCAATATAAGGATTACTTGCCCGTGAGTGACAGTACTCCACTTTTATCATTAAATGAAGGCCTTACACCACTCATTCCACTTGAACACTTATCAAAAGAATGGGATATTTCCTTATACGCTAAATATGAAGGAGCAAACCCGACAGGTTCTTTTAAAGACAGAGGTATGGTGCTTGCTGTAGCAAAAGCGAAGGAATCCGGCAGTAAAGCGATTATATGTGCATCTACCGGTAACACTTCAGCCTCTGCCGCAGCATACGGAGCACGTGCAGGTTTGCGCTGTATTGTTGTTATTCCTGACGGAAAGATAGCACAAGGAAAACTTGCACAAGCAAAAATGTATGGTGCTGAGATTTTTTCTATTCAAGGAAACTTTGATGAAGCATTAGAGATGGTTAAAAAAATGAGTGAAGAAGAAGGTTATACCCTTGTTAACTCTGTTAATCCCTTTCGATTAGAAGGGCAAAAAACGGCTGCTTTCGAACTAGTAGATGCATTAGATCTTTCACCTGACATCTTAGCCATTCCTGTTGGAAACGCTGGAAACATCAGTGCATATTGGAAAGGATTTAAAGAATATGATGCTGTTAAATCTACAGGACTGCCAAAAATTCACGGCTTTCAAGCTGCAGGTGCAGCACCTATTGTAAATGGTGCTGTTGTAAAAAATCCGGAAACAATCGCAACTGCAATCAGAATAGGAAACCCTGCGAGCTGGAATCTTGCAGTTAAAGCTCTAGAAGAATCGGGTGGAGTTATTAACAGTGTAACTGACGAAGAAATTCTTGAAGCATATCAAATGCTTGCCTCAAAAGAAGGTGTTTTTGCAGAACCCGCTTCCTGCAGTACGATTGCAGGTCTTTATAAACAGCATAAAAATGGCCTTCTGCCAAAAGGTGCTAAAATCGTTGCCGTATTAACAGGCAATGGCTTAAAAGATCCAGATATCGCTTTAAAGACAGTAGCTGTTGAACCCATTGTAATTCCGAATGACCTTGAAATTTTACGTCAAGAACTAAAAGGAGTTGTTGTCTAA
- a CDS encoding MTH1187 family thiamine-binding protein, which translates to MPIVDITIIPIGTETPSVSSYVAEVQKVLQQNKDKVNYQLTPMSTLIEGELPDLFDVIQQLHEVPFTKGIQRVATNIRIDDRRDKKSTMAGKLQAVEEKLDQK; encoded by the coding sequence ATGCCAATTGTAGACATTACTATTATTCCAATAGGAACTGAGACCCCAAGTGTCAGTTCTTATGTAGCTGAAGTGCAAAAGGTGCTTCAGCAAAACAAAGATAAAGTGAACTATCAGCTTACTCCGATGAGTACCTTGATCGAAGGAGAGCTTCCTGACCTTTTTGATGTGATCCAGCAGCTTCATGAAGTTCCCTTTACAAAAGGCATTCAACGTGTAGCCACGAACATCCGTATCGACGACCGCAGAGATAAAAAATCAACAATGGCAGGCAAGCTTCAAGCTGTTGAAGAGAAGTTAGACCAGAAATAA
- a CDS encoding NfeD family protein, which produces MELFGYPLSSIYLVSFIAFGCITFIYILFGDMLHAVALDFLHPSLVLSFFTITTASGYLLEIMTSINSGFILVFSSLLSLLLVTLLNVFVLMPIRTAEESLGYHDEDLKGRVGTVITSVPSDGFGEILIDGISGRISKSAISIDNKPIPQGMKILIIDIQKGVVTVMPYEQAVQTYIH; this is translated from the coding sequence ATGGAACTGTTTGGGTATCCGCTGTCTAGCATCTATTTAGTTAGTTTTATAGCTTTTGGCTGCATCACATTTATTTATATTTTATTTGGCGACATGCTGCATGCTGTTGCACTGGATTTCTTGCATCCTTCACTCGTTTTGTCATTTTTTACGATTACTACAGCCTCAGGGTATTTATTGGAGATTATGACGAGTATTAACAGTGGATTCATTCTTGTATTCAGCAGCTTGCTCTCACTTCTTCTCGTTACGCTTCTGAACGTTTTTGTACTGATGCCGATCCGGACAGCCGAGGAGTCGCTTGGATATCACGATGAAGATCTAAAGGGGAGAGTTGGAACCGTTATTACATCGGTTCCGTCCGATGGATTTGGAGAAATTTTAATTGACGGCATCAGCGGAAGGATTTCGAAATCCGCAATAAGTATAGATAATAAGCCAATCCCACAAGGAATGAAAATTCTTATTATCGACATTCAAAAAGGCGTAGTTACTGTAATGCCGTATGAACAAGCAGTACAAACTTATATTCATTAA
- the thrB gene encoding homoserine kinase: MFNESFSIHVPASSANLGPGFDSVGLALNRYLTVYVEPSKAWQTLFLGNELNILNQEEEDLITKAAQYTADQYDKTLPPCRLEVQSNFPLSKGLGSSATAIVAGVEIANTLLDLQLSKKTKALIASRLEKHPDNVIPAIYGGLTISYFNGHELETVHVPDVAVELIVAIPDHELYTKQARESLPNLLPFNKAVEASAISNVLVAALIKNNWKKASAMMNRDLFHEPFRSKWVPFYDELKTTAVSLGAYGAAISGSGPSIVCFTPHQKAASITEQLSLLFPQYRFETVFPDRKGVHIEKTASVSAV, from the coding sequence ATGTTCAATGAATCGTTTTCCATTCACGTACCTGCAAGTTCAGCCAATCTCGGTCCCGGCTTTGATTCTGTTGGCCTTGCGCTCAATCGCTATTTAACGGTTTATGTAGAACCATCAAAAGCGTGGCAAACTCTTTTTTTAGGAAATGAACTTAACATCCTTAATCAAGAGGAAGAGGATTTGATCACGAAAGCAGCGCAATATACGGCGGATCAATACGACAAAACACTGCCGCCATGCAGACTGGAAGTTCAAAGCAACTTTCCTCTTTCTAAAGGATTAGGAAGTTCTGCAACTGCTATCGTTGCGGGAGTGGAGATTGCGAACACTTTATTAGACCTGCAACTTTCAAAAAAAACAAAAGCATTAATAGCGAGCCGTTTAGAAAAACACCCTGACAATGTCATTCCAGCCATTTATGGGGGATTAACTATCAGTTACTTTAATGGTCATGAACTTGAAACGGTACATGTTCCGGATGTGGCTGTTGAGCTGATCGTAGCGATTCCGGATCATGAGCTTTATACGAAACAGGCGCGGGAATCCCTGCCTAACCTTCTCCCTTTTAATAAAGCGGTAGAAGCAAGCGCAATCAGTAATGTGCTAGTGGCAGCACTAATAAAAAACAACTGGAAAAAAGCATCAGCAATGATGAATCGAGATTTATTTCATGAACCATTCCGTTCGAAGTGGGTTCCATTTTACGATGAATTGAAAACAACTGCTGTATCTCTTGGTGCTTATGGTGCAGCGATCAGTGGTTCAGGACCATCAATCGTATGCTTTACACCACACCAAAAAGCAGCCTCTATAACAGAGCAGCTCTCTTTATTATTTCCGCAATATCGCTTTGAAACAGTTTTCCCGGATCGAAAAGGAGTTCATATTGAAAAAACAGCATCCGTATCGGCTGTTTAA
- a CDS encoding homoserine dehydrogenase, translating into MVDHVSVGLLGLGTVGSGVVRMIESNREELQHRVGCPVYIGKVLVQDIQKERLVSIKEDWLTQKPEDVLENTGIHVVIEVMGGIELAREYITLALKNKKHVITANKDLMALHGAELLQVANENGCDLFYEASVAGGIPIIRSLVDGLASDRITKIMGIVNGTTNYILTKMDKQKRNYEEVLKEAQSLGYAESDPTSDVEGIDAARKMAILSTLGFSMHIHLDDVNVSGISKVTQEDLEYARQFGYTLKLIGNAKKDNGKVEISVEPTMLPDSHPLASVNDEYNAVYVYGESVGETMFFGPGAGQLPTATSVVSDLVAVVKNMRLGVNGKNAVGPQFSKQLKEQNEIQGKFFYRLHLKDEAGAFSAITSLFALHEISLEKLIQSPVNSTGFAEVVIVTHGTNKNQNNKVYNLLRDSDVVQEIKSHYRVEGA; encoded by the coding sequence ATGGTTGATCATGTGTCAGTTGGGCTTTTAGGATTAGGAACAGTCGGAAGCGGTGTCGTTAGAATGATTGAAAGTAACCGTGAAGAATTGCAGCACCGTGTTGGATGTCCTGTTTATATTGGAAAGGTTTTGGTTCAAGACATTCAAAAAGAGCGGCTTGTTTCCATTAAAGAAGATTGGCTCACTCAAAAGCCAGAAGACGTTCTTGAGAATACCGGCATCCATGTTGTAATTGAAGTTATGGGAGGAATCGAACTAGCCCGTGAATATATTACACTCGCACTAAAAAATAAGAAGCATGTGATAACAGCAAACAAAGATTTAATGGCGCTTCATGGGGCAGAGCTTCTGCAAGTGGCAAACGAAAACGGCTGTGATCTTTTTTATGAAGCAAGTGTTGCAGGCGGAATCCCGATTATCCGCTCATTAGTGGACGGACTCGCCTCTGACAGAATCACAAAAATCATGGGAATCGTTAATGGAACAACAAATTATATTCTTACAAAAATGGATAAACAAAAGCGCAATTATGAAGAAGTACTTAAAGAAGCACAATCGCTTGGATACGCTGAATCAGATCCGACTTCAGATGTGGAAGGCATTGATGCAGCCAGAAAAATGGCCATTCTCTCAACACTTGGATTTTCGATGCACATTCATTTAGATGACGTGAATGTTTCTGGTATTTCCAAAGTGACACAAGAAGATTTGGAATATGCAAGACAGTTTGGCTATACGCTGAAACTAATCGGAAATGCAAAGAAGGATAATGGAAAAGTTGAAATCAGTGTCGAACCGACGATGCTGCCTGATTCACACCCGCTTGCAAGTGTGAATGATGAATATAACGCAGTCTATGTTTACGGTGAATCCGTTGGTGAAACAATGTTCTTCGGACCAGGCGCTGGCCAGCTGCCAACTGCGACATCTGTTGTTTCAGATTTAGTGGCCGTTGTAAAAAACATGCGCCTTGGTGTGAACGGGAAAAATGCTGTCGGTCCGCAATTTTCAAAACAACTAAAAGAGCAAAATGAGATTCAGGGAAAATTCTTTTATCGATTGCATCTTAAAGATGAAGCTGGTGCTTTCTCAGCCATTACATCATTATTTGCACTGCATGAAATCTCGCTCGAAAAACTGATTCAAAGCCCCGTAAATAGTACTGGTTTTGCAGAAGTTGTCATCGTTACACACGGAACGAATAAGAATCAAAATAACAAAGTTTACAATCTGCTGCGGGACTCCGATGTTGTTCAAGAAATTAAAAGTCATTATCGCGTGGAAGGAGCTTAA
- a CDS encoding flotillin family protein: MSFTPLFIVVGVAVFLVVALISVFITKYRTASPDEALIVTGSFLGSRNVNIDESGNKIKIVRGGGTFVLPVFQQAKPLSLLTSKLDVQTPEVYTEQGVPVMADGTAIIKVGSSIGEIATAAEQFLGKLKEDRENEAREVLEGHLRSILGSMTVEEIYKNREKFSQEVQRVASQDLAKMGLVIVSFTIKDLRDKNGYLDALGKPRIAQVKRDADMAMAEAEKETRIKRAEADKEAKQSELGRATEVAEAEKMNQLKVAEFRREQDVAKARADQAYHLEEAISKQEVTEQQMQIKIIERQKQIELEEKEILRREKQYDSEVKKKADADRYSVEQAAEAEKRKQLAEADAHKYRVEAMAKADAEKVRLEGLSRAEAERAKGETEAEVIRLKGLAEAEAKQKIAEAFELYGQAAMMDMMIKMLPEYAKQVAAPLSNIDKITVVDTGGGGENGGANRITGYATNLMSSLQETLKASSGIDMKELLENFSGKGNVRQSIDDLRIEFSKKEPNAQNTKEKSEVIVSKGE; encoded by the coding sequence ATGTCATTTACACCGTTATTCATTGTAGTTGGTGTCGCCGTATTTTTAGTAGTTGCTCTTATCAGTGTTTTTATTACAAAATACCGTACAGCAAGCCCAGATGAAGCATTGATCGTTACAGGAAGTTTTTTAGGCAGCCGCAACGTCAATATTGATGAATCAGGTAATAAAATCAAGATCGTTCGCGGAGGCGGAACGTTCGTACTTCCTGTCTTCCAACAAGCAAAACCGCTAAGCTTATTGACAAGCAAATTGGATGTTCAAACTCCTGAAGTATATACGGAGCAAGGTGTTCCAGTAATGGCTGATGGAACAGCGATCATAAAAGTAGGAAGCTCAATCGGCGAAATTGCAACCGCAGCTGAGCAATTTTTAGGTAAATTAAAAGAAGACCGTGAAAACGAAGCACGCGAAGTATTGGAAGGTCATTTGCGTTCTATTCTAGGTTCGATGACGGTTGAAGAAATTTATAAGAATCGTGAAAAATTCTCACAAGAGGTTCAGCGTGTTGCCTCTCAAGACTTAGCAAAAATGGGCTTAGTAATTGTTTCATTTACGATTAAAGACCTGCGTGATAAAAACGGATACCTGGATGCACTAGGGAAACCGCGAATCGCACAAGTTAAGCGGGATGCTGATATGGCAATGGCAGAAGCGGAAAAAGAAACGCGCATCAAACGTGCTGAAGCAGATAAAGAAGCAAAACAATCAGAGTTAGGCCGTGCAACAGAAGTAGCTGAGGCTGAAAAAATGAATCAGCTGAAAGTTGCTGAATTCCGACGCGAGCAAGATGTCGCAAAAGCGCGTGCTGACCAAGCTTACCATTTAGAAGAAGCGATCTCTAAACAAGAAGTAACCGAACAGCAAATGCAAATCAAAATCATCGAACGTCAAAAGCAAATCGAATTAGAAGAAAAAGAAATTTTGCGCCGTGAAAAGCAGTATGATTCAGAAGTTAAGAAAAAAGCGGATGCAGACAGATACTCTGTTGAGCAAGCAGCTGAAGCAGAAAAACGTAAACAGCTGGCAGAAGCAGATGCTCATAAATATCGTGTAGAAGCAATGGCAAAAGCCGATGCTGAAAAAGTTCGTTTAGAAGGTCTTTCAAGAGCAGAAGCTGAGCGTGCAAAAGGGGAAACTGAAGCAGAAGTTATCCGTTTAAAAGGTCTCGCAGAGGCGGAAGCGAAACAGAAGATCGCTGAAGCATTCGAATTATACGGCCAGGCTGCCATGATGGATATGATGATCAAGATGCTTCCGGAATATGCGAAGCAAGTTGCGGCACCTTTATCGAACATTGATAAAATTACTGTCGTTGACACTGGCGGCGGTGGAGAAAACGGCGGAGCAAACCGCATTACTGGTTATGCAACGAACTTAATGTCATCCTTGCAAGAAACACTTAAAGCTTCTTCAGGCATCGACATGAAAGAATTACTTGAGAACTTCTCTGGAAAAGGGAACGTTCGCCAAAGCATTGACGACCTGCGTATCGAATTCTCGAAAAAAGAACCAAACGCACAGAATACGAAAGAAAAAAGTGAAGTAATCGTTTCTAAAGGAGAATAA